The Winogradskyella schleiferi genome contains the following window.
CCTATAAGGTTTAGATACTAAATCAAGTTCAGCACAGGCCTCGCAGCATATACGTTTAGCCTTCAAAAGTTGTTGAAACCTTTGAGGGCTAAACATTCTTTAATTCAATTGTTTAGTAATATCAACTATTTTTCCTTCTACCGCAGTTGCCGCAGCAACCAAAGGACTGGCTAATATTGTTCTGGATCCTTGGCCTTGGCGACCTTCAAAATTTCTATTTGAGGTAGAAACACAATATTCTCCTTCTGGAATCTTATCATCATTCATAGCCAAACATGCCGAACAACCTGGTTGACGCAACTCAAACCCTGCGTCATCAAACACCGTTTTTAAGCCTTCTTCTATAATTTGGGCTTCAACTTGCTTACTTCCTGGCACTAACCAAGCCGTAACATTTTCAGCCTTCTTTTTACCTTTTATGTAATTTGCTGCCACTCTAAAATCTTCAATTCTAGAATTGGTGCAACTTCCTATAAACACAAAATTAATGAGCTTATTGATTAAGCTTTCTCCAGCTTCAAAATTCATATAAGCCAATGATTTTTTAAATGATGGATTCTCATCAACCGGAATGTTTTCAGAAATTTTAATTCCCATTCCAGGATTCGTTCCGTAGGTAATCATCGGTTCTATATCCTCGGCATCAAAACTATATTCCTTATCAAATTGTGCGCCTTCATCCGTTGGCAAGGTTTTCCAATAGGCCACTTTCTTATCAAAATCGTCACCTTGCGGCGCAAATTTTCGTCCTTTTACGTATTCAAAAGTGGTGTCGTCTGGGGCAATCATGCCGCCTCGTGCTCCCATTTCAATACTCATATTACAAACCGTCATTCTACCTTCCATACTCATGTCCTCGAACACATTTCCTGCATATTCACAGAAATAACCTGTACCTGAATTGGTTCCTAGTTTTGAAATGATATAAAGAATGACATCTTTTGGTAACACACCATTCTTTAATTTCCCATTAACGGAAACTCTTAAGCTTTTTGGTTTTGTAAGCAACAAGCATTGGCTTGCAAAGACTTGTGCGACCTGACTTGTGCCAATGCCGAATGCAATGGTTCCGAAGGCACCATGTGTTGACGTGTGACTATCTCCACAGACCATGGTTAAGCCTGGTTGCGTCACTCCTAACTCAGGAGCCATCACATGGACAATTCCATTATATTTATGTCCTAACTCATATAATGTAATATTGTTTTTTTTACAGTTTTCAGAAAGTTGCTCTAACTGTTTTCTAGAAAGCGCATCTCTAATGGGCTGATCTTGATTTAAAGTTGGTGTATTATGATCTGCCGTTGCCACAATTTGGTCAGGCCTGAAAACAGGAATTCCGCGATCTTCCAATTCATTGAAAGCTTGCGGACTTGTAACTTCGTGTATTAAATGTTTATCAATATATAGAATCTGAGGCCCATTTTCTATGGTGCTGACCACGTGTGAATCCCAGACTTTATCGAATAGTGTTTTTTTTGTTGTCATATTTATTTTCCGCGAAAGCGGTAATCTCATTTTTACTAAAGGCTCGTTGATGAACTATGCAGAAATTATCTGTTCGTAAACCTTACTGGTTTCAATAATTTGATGGATATCGCTATCATTGATTTCTTTCTTTCTGTCCGCAAATCTTAAAAAGTTGGAATAGACATCATCTAGCTGAAGTTTTGTTAATTCGTAACCTACAATTTTAGCTCTGTATGCTAAAGCAGCTCTACCGCTTCTTGCGGTTAAAACAATTGCAGACTCAGTGACACCAACATCTTTAGGGTCAATAATTTCGTAAGTTTCACGATTTTTAATGACACCATCTTGATGAATCCCAGAACTATGCGCAAAAGCGTTAGACCCAACAATGGCTTTGTTTGGTTGCGTATAAATACCCATGCTATCCGAAACAAGTTGACTCATTCCATAAAGCAACGACGTATTAATATTGGTATCTAAATTAAGATAAGGATGTTGTTTTAATACCATTACCACTTCTTCCAAAGCTGTGTTACCAGCACGCTCACCAATACCGTTTATTGTGCATTCTATTTGCCTTGCACCATTTATCACGCCCTCAATAGAATTGGCCGTTGCCAAACCTAAATCATTATGGCAATGGCACGAAAGAATCGCTTTTTCAATACCTTTTACATTTTCTTTTAGGTATTTAATTTTTGCGCCGTATTCACTCGGTAAGCAATAACCTGTCGTATCTGGTATATTCAATACAGTTGCACCAGCTCTAATCGCCGCTTCGCAGACTCTTGCTAAATATTCGTTATCCGTTCTACCAGCATCTTCAGCATAGAATTCAACATCTTCAACAAAGGACTTTGCATATTTTACAGCAGCAAACGCACGCTCCAAAATATCCTCTTGAGTCGTTTTAAATTTATGGATAATGTGTGATTCTGAAGTTCCGATTCCAGTATGGATTCTTGGCTTTGCTGCATATTTCAACGCTTCTGCAGCCACTTTTATATCATTTCGAACTGATCGTGTCAATCCACAGACCGTTGCATTTTTTACAATTTTTGAAATCGCTTCAACCGATTCAAAATCACCAGGACTTGACACAGGGAAACCAGCTTCAATCACGTCGACACCAAGCACATCTAATTGTTCTGCGATAATAACTTTTTGCTCTTTATTAAGTTTGCAACCCGGAACTTGTTCACCATCACGTAAAGTTGTATCGAAGATTTGTATATTGTTATCAGACATATATCAAAATATATTTATAGTATTGTCTTACGAATTTATATTTTGAAATTGAATAATCTGTTTCCGATTGCATTGTTTTACGATGTTCAAAAGCAAAAAGAGTTACTATTTTATTGATTATCAACACAATAAATCTATTTTATATTGACAACTAAAGACCAAAAAGATAATTTATTTTCACTCGTAAAGTCCTTAACAAAGTCTGAAAAACGACAATTCAAACTTTATGTAGGGCGGCTTGGTGTGAATTCTGATTCAAAATTCATGAAACTTTTCAGTTTTTTAGATAAAGCAAAAGGCTATAATGAAGCGTCGATCATAAAAAGTGGTATTGTAAAAAAGCAGCAACTTGCCAATGTAAAAGCGCATTTGTACAAACAGATATTAATTAGTTTGAAATTGAATCCTTCGCATCAAAATGTGCGCTTACAAATTAGGGAACAACTCGATTTTGCTTCTATTCTATATCACAAAGGCTTATATAAACAAAGCTTAAAAATATTAGACAAAGCGAAGGAGTTAGCGATTTCGTATGAAGAAAAAAATTCAGCTTTTGAAATTGTAGAACTTGAAAAAGTAATTGAATCACAATACATAACGCGTAGCATCAGTACACGTGCCGATGAGTTGGCCATACAAGCTAAAGAACTAAGTTCACTCAATGTCATTGCTAGTAAACTCTCTAACTTATCCTTACAGTTATACAGTACCATTCTTAAAACGGGCTATGTAAAAAATGAACAAGAGAGCCAAATGGTCACTAAATATTTTGATGACCGTTTACCTAAAATTAACTTGGCTAAATTAGGGTTTCGTGAAAAGCTTTGGCTCTACAAAGCCAACTTATGGCAAAGTTTTTTACTTCAGGATTTTTTGAACTGCTATAAATACGCTTCAAAATGGGTGGATTTATTTCATCAAAATCCTAGCATGATCAACCTAAATCCGGTTTTTTATCTCAAAGGGAACAATTACCTATTGGAATCCTTATTTTTCATTGGAAACAAACAAAAATTTGTAAAGAAATTAGAGCATTTTAAAGCTACCGTAAACAATTCAAAATTCAATAAAGATGAAAATGTTTCAACCTTGGTGTTTCTTTATACCAATTTCCATAGCATTAATCAACACTTTATTGATGGTAGTTTTGAAGATGGACTGGCATTAATTCCACAAATTGAAAAAGAACTCATTCAATTCAAAGACCGAATTGATCCGCATCATAAAATGATTTTTTATTACAAATTTGCCAGTTTACATTTTGGCGCAGGAAACAATAAAGCTTGTATAAAATATTTAGACAAGATTATTTCCAACAAATCGCTTTCCATGCGAGAGGACTTACTCTGTTTTTCTAGAGTATTAAATCTTGTGGCTCATTATGAAGCTGGATTAGATTATCATTTAGAAACGCTTTTAAGAAGTACCTACAAGTTTTTGATAAAGATGAATGACTTGCATGAAGTGCAGAAAGAAATGATAAAATTTATTAGAGGACTTCAATATATTTACCCACACGATCTTAAAAATGCGTTTAAGGAACTTCATAAAACATTAAAAACATACGAAGACCATCCTTACGAACGCAGAGCATTCTTATATCTAGATATTATTTCTTGGTTGGAAAGCAAAATTGAAAACAAGCCTGTTGGCGAAATAATTAAAGCCAAATATTTGGCAAAAAATCCTTCTTAATTAGCGGAATTTCATAAAAAACCCATAAAAAGTCATAATAAATTTGGAATTCTAACTTTTGTGTTGCAATATTTGTATTCACAAAGTTCAAACACTTACTGAAAAAAGAATAACTTTTAAAAATAAAGTTCAAGGCGCAAAAAATTTATAAACCGCAGTTTGCATATGCAAATGAAGATTTAAAAATTTTGAAGTAACGCAGAAATTTGCTTTTAAAATTGTTCTTAAAATGTTATCAAGAAAGGCGGAGAGATAGACTCGACGAAGCCTTAGCAACCCTTAGATTTACTATGAAGGTGCTAAATTCTACTTGAAAGTGCAAGTCATTTTTTGCATATTCGGATAGATAACTCAAGACTAATTACCCATCTGTAATTAGCATTTTCTTTATAACATTTTTCTAGTATAAACGCCATTAATTGGTGTTTCCATTCATGGAATTTTATTTCATCATTGGTTTGACTTAATTATTATTAACTCAAAAACAAGAAAAATGAGTACACAAAAATTCGCAACACAAGCGTTGCACGCAGGACACGACGTTAGTCAAACAGGAGGAACAAGAGCTGTTCCTATTTACCAAACTACATCTTATGTTTTCGATAATTCGGATGATGCTGCAGGGCGATTCAATCTATCGGTTCCTGGATTTATTTACACACGATTAAATAATCCAACAAACGATATTCTAGAGCAACGATTGGCAGCATTGGAAGGCGGCATTGCCGCTGTTGCAACAGCTTCCGGAACCGCAGCCATCTCAACGACATTACTAACACTTTTACGTGCTGGAGACCATATTGTGGCATCTAGTAGTTTGTATGGAGGAACGTACAACTTATTAAGCGTTACACTACCAAGACATGGTATTACAACGACGTTTGTAGACGCCTCTGACCCAGAAAATTTTGAGAAAGCCGCTCAGGAAAACACAAGAGCCATTTTTGTTGAATCTTTAGGAAACCCTAAACTCGATGTTTTAGATTTAGAGGCGATTTCAAAAGCAGCAAAAGCACATAAAGTACCTTTAATTGTTGACAATACAGTGGCAACGCCTTCGCTTTTAAATCCAATTGAATATGGCGCCAATATTGTCATTCATTCGTTGACCAAGTATATCAATGGTAACGGAACGTCCTTAGGTGGAATTATTATTGACGCTGGAACTTTTGATTGGACTAACGGTAAATTCCCGGAATTCACAGAACCTTCTGCAGGTTACCATGGCTTAGTATATAGTGAAGTCATTGGTCCTGCTGCCTTTATTGCAAAAATCAGAATTGAAGGCTTGCGTGATTATGGTGGTGCATTGAGCCCGTTTAATGCATTTCAAATTATTCAAGGCTTGGAGACTTTAGAATTACGTATTCAAAAACATAGTGAAAACGCATTGGAATTAGCAAAATGGTTACAAGCACAATCCGAAGTGAAATGGGTCAATTATCCTGGTCTAGAATCTAGCAAATATAATTCCCTTGCCAAGAAGTACTTGCCAAAAGGACAAAGTGGTATCGTTACCTTTGGATATGAAGGCGGTTACGAAGCCGCAAAAACCATCGCAGATACCACCAAAATATTTTCTCTATTAGCCAATATTGGTGATACAAAATCATTAATTATTCATCCTGCAAGTACGACGCATCAACAATTAAGTGATGAAGCACAAGAAACGACTGGCGTGACTAAGGATTTAATTAGACTATCTGTTGGACTAGAGAATATTGAGGACTTAAAAGCAGACTTAAAAGAAGCATTTGCGGCTGTAAAAGAGAAGCAAGCACTTCAAAATTAGTCTTTACAAACACAGTTGATGTTAAAAAAACAGATATCTCTTTCATAGAGGTATCTGTTTAATCGCTTAAAAATTTAAAAGGATTCCCATTGTCATGGGAGCTAAGAGATGGGAAAATTAAATTATATATATCTATCAGATTTTAATACCGAATCCGGAAAGGCTTATGCTATAAATCTATCTTACCAAACATTTGGAAAGGCGCTACATGAAGCTCCTATTGTTTTGGTAAATCATGCCCTTACCGCTAATTCTAATGTGATTGGAGAACATGGTTGGTGGAATGATTTAATTGGAGCAAACAAATGTATAGACACCAATTCATATAGCATTTTAGCATTCAATATTCCTGGAAATGGCTACGACACTAATGCCGAAAACTTAATCGAAAACTACAAAGATTTCACGGCTCGCGATATCGCTAAATTGTTTGCCTTGGGATTAGAGCAATTAAATATAGAACAGCTTTTTGCGGTTATTGGTGGTTCTGTAGGAGGTGGTATTGCATGGGAATTGGCTGCATTAAAACCTCAACTTATAGAACATTTAATTCCAATAGCAACCGATTGGAAATCTACGGATTGGTTGATTGCTAATTGCCATATTCAAGATGCAATTCTCAATCATTCAAGTGATCCACTGGCAGATGCTAGAATGCATGCTATGACGTTATATCGTACACCAGAATCATTAAAGCAGAAGTTTGAAAGAACTAAAAGAAACAAGGACCTTTTTAACATCGAATCTTGGTTAAATTATCATGGTAATGCGTTGAATAATCGTTTTAACCTATCGGCTTATAAAATGATGAATCAAATCTTACGCACTATTGATATTACTGAAGGACGAGGTGATTTTATAGACGTAGCTGCAAAAATTGAATCCGATGTACATATCATTACCATCAATTCCGATTTGTTTTTTAAAGCCGAAGAAAACTGGAATAGCTTTGTTGAACTGAAGAGTAGAAAAGAAAATGTCCATATTCATGAGATAAAATCAATTCATGGCCATGATGCCTTTCTAATTGAATTTGATCAGTTAGAGCGTTTTTTAAAACCTATTTTTAAAGTTAAAGTAAAAACTTCTGAAACTTCAGATAAGCAAGTGGCATAGTTAAATCAGATTTTGGACTCTAGATTCAAGTCCCAATTAATCTGAAACCAGCTGCAGCAAACGGCAGTAACGCTCGACATAAACAGGTCGTTTTGTTGGGAAACCATGGTAATCGCATCAGATTTTGATGGCATTGTTGATTCGATAAAAGGGCTTTGTACTGCTTAACACATTGAAAACATCAAATCGTATCTCATCGAAAAAGTGGAAAAGCATCTTCAGTAAAATGCTTCAAAATTATAGCTAAACATCAAATTTCTGCTGTGGAAATTATTGATCGCTTGATGTTTATTAATCCTGATGAATTTTTGAAACGAAATTTTAACTGAACAGCATTTATTTTTAGTTAAAATATTGGAGTGTCAGCGTTAATATTAATAGCAATAAAGACAATTATAATACATTTGTCCATTTATCTTTGAGACTTGGACAGCACCGAAAACATAGAACCCAAAACATCCAAAAAACGAGACTATCGTTGGATACGCAGAACTCTACGCGTGTTGTTGGGAATTCTTATATTTTTATTTTTGGTTATTCTTTTTGTAAGAAGTCCTTGGGGACAAAGTATAATTGTGGACAAAGTTGTAAACTATATCTCCAATAAAACCAATACTAAAGTTGACATAGAGAAACTTTTTATCACTTTCGATGGCGACGTGCAACTCGACGGCCTTTATTTGGAAGACAAAAAAGGCGATACCTTGGTCTATTCCAAATCCCTAGAAGCCAATATTCCACTCTGGAAAATGATAAGAGGCGAAGCCGTCGGTGTCGATGCTCTTGATTGGGACGGTTTGCGCGTCAATATTATTAGAAAAGATTCCATCGAAGGCTATAATTTTCAGTTTTTGATTGATGCTTTTGCAGCAACAGACAGTACAACTGTTGCTACAGATACAACTTCAACACCACTGAACCTTGTTCTTGGCAACTTAAACTTTAACAATTTTGATATCATTTTTGATGATGTGGTTGCAGGCATCGATTCCAGATTTAAAATCGGCAATCTGGAAGCTGATATGGAAACCACCAATGTAGAGGATATGGTTTTTAAGGCTTCAACCATTAATCTTAGCGATGCCAATATTAAATTTATCCAAAAACCTGTAGCGATTGATTCAACAGCTTCAGACGTGCCTTTGCCAAAATTCTCGTTTGACAATTTAAGCTTGAATAATGTGGTCGCTTATTACGAATCCCAACCCGACCGAATCATCGCAGATGTAGACATTTCGGAGTTTGCTACGGAAGTTCCAATTATCAATCTAGAAGCTAGTGATTTCAACCTTAAAAAAATAACACTCAAAAACTCTAGAATCAGCTTAACAACAGAAGCCGATATCAATGGACTCACACAAAAATTAGAAGAAATAAAAGACGATGCCAAAAGTGATATCAATAAATTTGAATGGCCTCAAATAAAACTAAATGTTTCCGAAATAGATTTTGAAAACAATCAATTTGATTATCGTGTCGGCAATGCAGAATCGGAATCAGATGTTTTTAATCCAAACGCTATTTCACTTTCTAACTTAACGCTTCAAGCCAAAGACATTTTGTTAGAAAATAAAAAAGCAACACTCAACTTAGCGCAACTAAAATTTAATGAAATCTCGGGATTTAACCTCAAGCAATTGGCTGTTAATTTTAAGGCTACGGACCAAAATATGCGTCTAGAGGATTTAAAATTCCAATTAAACGATAATGCTATTTCGGGTTATGCGCATTTAGATTACCAGTCGCTTTCGCAATTAATGGCTACACCTGAAACCACCAAAGTGAAATTGAATTTGCCAGCGTTTCGATTATCATTATCAGAACTTTTCAAATTTCAACCTGATTTAAAAAATAACGAATACCTAAAAAAAATAAGCGAAAAACCGTTTAAAGGATATCTCAATGCCTCAGGAACTTTAGCGTCCATAAATCTAACGAAAGCTGAAGTCAATTGGGGAAAATCAACCCAAATTTCCGCTACAGGATCCATTCAAAATGTTACAAATCCTGAAACTCTTCAATTCAACATTCCGCAGTTTTCTGCAAAAACAAAACGTTCGGATTTAATTCAATTTGTAAGCGAAAAAGATTTAGGAGTGAGTTTACCTAACGACGTTCAACTCGCAGGTAATTTCAACGGAAGTCCAGATGATATTTCAGCAAAAGCAAAACTAACAACGACCCAAGGTATTGCGACTATAGATGGGAATTTCAAAAATGCAAATACCATCGCTTACGATGCTACTCTTACCATTGAAGATTATAAAGTCAACGAATTGCTTAACAATCCTCAATTTGGAGCATTAAGCTTAACTATTGATTCCAAAGGAAGCGGAAAAACCATCAACACTTTGGATGCCTCTTTGGATGCGACCGTTTCAAAATTCCAACTTAATGACTATGCCATTAAAGATCTTAATATCAAAGGAAATATAAAAGATGGCAGTGGTAATGTGATTTCAAAATACAAAGACGAAAATCTAAATGTAAATCTAGATGCTTTTGTAGTTCTAGATTCTGTTGCACCAGAAGCCACATTAGAGTTGAACGTCATTGGCGCCAATTTGCAAGCACTTGGTCTAATGGGTCGCAACGTAAAAACTGGTATGAACATATATGTAGATTTCAAAGGAAATAGCGAGAGTTATGACGTGTCGGCAATTGTTAATGATGGTGTTGTAGTCTATGATAACAGAACCTATTTATTGGGTTCACTTAAGGCTTTGGCCCATGTTAGAACGGACACGTCTTCTGTGTCTTTAAGCAATAAAATGATTGATTTAGACTTAAAGTCAAATGCCGATCCCGCGACTTTTAGTAATGCCTTAAGACGTCATGTGTCCAGTTATTTTTATCGCGATGAGAAACTCCCAGATTCCATTACCCAATTCGTCAATCTAAAACTTGAAGGTAAAGTTTCAGAATCGCCCTTACTAAATGATGTGTTTTTGGTAAATGTAAAGGATTTGGACACTATTGATATTTCCATAGATTTTAACGAAAAAGCTCGAAAATTAAAGGCTAATATCACCGCACCACATATAAATTATAGTGGTAATGAACTCGATAGTTTAGCGTTTTCCATGAATACGGATAAGGACAATTTCAAATTTAATCTTGGCTTTAAAAATATAACCGCTGGACCTTTAGACATACCTAAAACCATCATTACGGGAAATCAGACCAATAATGAATTATCATTGAATTTTTTAGGCTTTCACGATGATGAAAAACTGATGAATGTCAATACAAAAATTACGGGAAATCGTGAACGCTTACAATTTTCAGTTAATCCTGATAGTTTAATATTGAATAAGGAAAAATGGATGATTCCATCGTCAAATGAAATTGTTTATGAGGACGAAAATCTGGAATTTACGGATTTTAAAATCACTAAAAACAATCAAACCATTGAAATTACGGATAAATTGCCCAACTTTTCAAAGCAACATATAGCTGTTGAGTTTGCTAATTTTGAAATCAATGAGGTCTTCAATTATTTGAATCCTGAATCTGAAATAGCATCAGGAAAACTCAATGGCAGTTTTATTCTCGAAGATCCTTTTACAAACACGGGTCTTGTTGCAGATTTAAGTATTGAAAAATTCAATGTTCTCAACACAGATTTAGGCATATTGAGCGTCAATGGAAACTCTCTTGGAGAAGGTAGTTATGCCTTTAACGCAGGATTAAAAGGAGGTGATATCGATTTTGATTTGGTTGGCGATTATATGGTCAATAATAACATAACCAATCTCGATTTGAATTTAGATATCAACACCTTTAAAATGAAAGCGCTCAACACCCTTTCGTTAGGTGAAATAAAAGAGACAGATGGGAGTTTTTCTGGTGCTTTTAAGGTTACAGGCACCACTACTGACCCACAATATAATGGTTCAGTAACGTTTAATAATGCGGATTTCAATATCGTAAAACTGAATACAAAATTCACGATGGCCAATGAAACGCTAAACATCAATAACGATGGCCTCTCCATGTCCAATTTTACCATAAGCGACGAGAACAATAATAATCTGATCTTATCTGGTGACATAGGTACCGAAAGTTTTATTAATCCAACATTTAATTTAAAGGTACAGGCAAAAAATTTCCAAGTACTAAATGCCACACAAGAAGATAATGAAGAATTTTACGGAAAAGTGACCTTTGACGCCAATGCCACTCTTACTGGTGATTTACAAATACCAAAATTAAGCGCTAAATTGACTTTAGGTTCTAAAACTGACCTTACCTATGTATTACCTTCAAGTCTCGCTAGTGTTGAGGAACGGGATGGTGTCGTTGTTTTTGTCAATCGTGAAAATCCTGATGCCATTCTTACACAAACCGAAGAACAAACGGCAACCATTAAAGGTTTTGATATTTCAACACAGATTAAAGTTGGGAAAGAAGCCGCAGTTACCATTATTATAGATGAAGAAACTGGTGATAATTTCAGGGTTTCAGGAGAGGGCGATTTCATATTTACTATGGTACCAAACGGACGCATTACACTTACAGGTGGTTATGAAATATCAGATGGCCATTATGAACTTAATCTTTATAATCTGGTCAACAGAAAATTTTTAATTGCACCTGGAAGTCGCGTGACATGGTCTGGAGATCCATTTGATGCGAAATTGGATGTCCGCGCCATTTACAATTTAGAAACTTCGGCTTCAGCACTTATGGCACCCCAAATTTCTGGAGCAGATCCATCCGTGAAAAGTAAATACAGACAGGTTTTACCGTTTAAAGTATATCTTAATATTGATGGCGAATTATTACAACCTAAAATCTCTTTTGCTTTGGATATGCCGGAAGAAGAACAAGGTGCCATTGGTGGCCAAGTTTATGGGAGAGTACAACAAGTTAACTCACAAGAAGGTGAACTTAACCGACAAGTGTTTTCATTATTAGTGCTTAACCGTTTTTACCCAGAACCCGGAAGTGACGGAAGTACTGGAGGATTCGCAACCATTGCTAGAGACAACCTTAACGATGCCGTTTCTGAACAACTAAATGCATTTTCAGATAAAATATTAGGCAACACAGGTATTGAGCTCGATTTTGGACTTGATAGTTATACGGATTACCAAGGAGATACGCCAACCAACCGAACACAATTGGATGTCGCAGCCCAAAAGAAACTTTTTAATGATAGATTAACGGTAAGAGTTGGTAGTGAAGTTGACATTGAAGGTAGTGGTTCTACAGAAGAAGAAACACCATTAATTGGTAATGTGAGTTTAGAATACACCCTTTCTGAGGATGGAAGATACCGACTAAAAGGTTTCAGAAAAAGTGAATTTGAAAACGTAATTGATGGCCAAACCATTGTAAGTGGAATAGCCCTTATTTTTACACAGGAATTCAACCAATTTAACGAACTTTGGGATGCTATTTTCCGTTCACAAAATGAGAAAGAAGAAAAACTGGAAGCTGATAAAAAAGCAGCTGAGGAAAAACTAAAAGCCAAAGAAGAAGCAACAGATAAAAGCATTGAACAGAAAAAGAATTAAAACTTGAACTTAAAAACGAAATACATAACCATCATCTCCATTATAGGACTGTTTTTATACTCATGTAGCATTAGAAAATACATTCCTGAAAACGAACGTTTATACACAGGCGCCACGATAGAGATTGATGCAGATTCCACGGTTCAGAATCTTGAAGATTTAAAAAGCGAATTGGAAACGGTTTTACGCCCAGAGCCGAATTCAAAATTCTTGGGCGTGCGTCCAGGTTTGTATTTTTATTACAAAAACCAAAAAGAGAAACCAGGATTTATTAACCGCTGGTTATTCAAACAAGTAGGCGAAAAACCAGTGTATCAATCAGATGTGGAAACTTTTGAAGTTGAAGAGATTTTGCGCAACAGGTTAGAAAACAACGGCTTTTTTTACAGTACGGCAAGCTCTTCATTTGAAGAAAAGGAAATAGAAGCCTCTGCGACTTATAATTTAAAAGTTCCCAAACCTTATACGATGGCTAGCTTCCAGTTGGATTCGATGCCATTACCAATTGAAAACGATGTAAAACAGGTAACAAACAACGCGGCTTTTCAAGAGACAAAGCGTTTCGATTTATCCAATATGAAACTGGAACGCCAACGTATAGATTCAGAATTAAAGAAAAAAGGTTATTACAATTTCAATCCTGATTTTTTCATTTTTCAAGCAGACACCAATCAGTACAATAACAAACGGTTTGATTTGTTCTTGAAGTTAAAAGCCGAAGTCCCTAAAAAAGCCTTAGTGCCTTATATTATAAAACAGGTCAATATTTACCCTAATCATGACCTGCAAGATTCCACACGGGCAACACCAGAACGTTTTAATGAGAAAAATTATATTCAGGATTCGTTGTTTTTCAAGCCAAAATATCTCGATAAGTTTATTACTTTAGAAGAAGAAGAATTCTACAATCCACAAACTTCAAAAAACACAGCGAGACGTTTATCCACCATTGGTGCTTATAAATATGTAAACATTCAATATAAAGAAATCGATTCGGCCTT
Protein-coding sequences here:
- a CDS encoding translocation/assembly module TamB domain-containing protein, coding for MDSTENIEPKTSKKRDYRWIRRTLRVLLGILIFLFLVILFVRSPWGQSIIVDKVVNYISNKTNTKVDIEKLFITFDGDVQLDGLYLEDKKGDTLVYSKSLEANIPLWKMIRGEAVGVDALDWDGLRVNIIRKDSIEGYNFQFLIDAFAATDSTTVATDTTSTPLNLVLGNLNFNNFDIIFDDVVAGIDSRFKIGNLEADMETTNVEDMVFKASTINLSDANIKFIQKPVAIDSTASDVPLPKFSFDNLSLNNVVAYYESQPDRIIADVDISEFATEVPIINLEASDFNLKKITLKNSRISLTTEADINGLTQKLEEIKDDAKSDINKFEWPQIKLNVSEIDFENNQFDYRVGNAESESDVFNPNAISLSNLTLQAKDILLENKKATLNLAQLKFNEISGFNLKQLAVNFKATDQNMRLEDLKFQLNDNAISGYAHLDYQSLSQLMATPETTKVKLNLPAFRLSLSELFKFQPDLKNNEYLKKISEKPFKGYLNASGTLASINLTKAEVNWGKSTQISATGSIQNVTNPETLQFNIPQFSAKTKRSDLIQFVSEKDLGVSLPNDVQLAGNFNGSPDDISAKAKLTTTQGIATIDGNFKNANTIAYDATLTIEDYKVNELLNNPQFGALSLTIDSKGSGKTINTLDASLDATVSKFQLNDYAIKDLNIKGNIKDGSGNVISKYKDENLNVNLDAFVVLDSVAPEATLELNVIGANLQALGLMGRNVKTGMNIYVDFKGNSESYDVSAIVNDGVVVYDNRTYLLGSLKALAHVRTDTSSVSLSNKMIDLDLKSNADPATFSNALRRHVSSYFYRDEKLPDSITQFVNLKLEGKVSESPLLNDVFLVNVKDLDTIDISIDFNEKARKLKANITAPHINYSGNELDSLAFSMNTDKDNFKFNLGFKNITAGPLDIPKTIITGNQTNNELSLNFLGFHDDEKLMNVNTKITGNRERLQFSVNPDSLILNKEKWMIPSSNEIVYEDENLEFTDFKITKNNQTIEITDKLPNFSKQHIAVEFANFEINEVFNYLNPESEIASGKLNGSFILEDPFTNTGLVADLSIEKFNVLNTDLGILSVNGNSLGEGSYAFNAGLKGGDIDFDLVGDYMVNNNITNLDLNLDINTFKMKALNTLSLGEIKETDGSFSGAFKVTGTTTDPQYNGSVTFNNADFNIVKLNTKFTMANETLNINNDGLSMSNFTISDENNNNLILSGDIGTESFINPTFNLKVQAKNFQVLNATQEDNEEFYGKVTFDANATLTGDLQIPKLSAKLTLGSKTDLTYVLPSSLASVEERDGVVVFVNRENPDAILTQTEEQTATIKGFDISTQIKVGKEAAVTIIIDEETGDNFRVSGEGDFIFTMVPNGRITLTGGYEISDGHYELNLYNLVNRKFLIAPGSRVTWSGDPFDAKLDVRAIYNLETSASALMAPQISGADPSVKSKYRQVLPFKVYLNIDGELLQPKISFALDMPEEEQGAIGGQVYGRVQQVNSQEGELNRQVFSLLVLNRFYPEPGSDGSTGGFATIARDNLNDAVSEQLNAFSDKILGNTGIELDFGLDSYTDYQGDTPTNRTQLDVAAQKKLFNDRLTVRVGSEVDIEGSGSTEEETPLIGNVSLEYTLSEDGRYRLKGFRKSEFENVIDGQTIVSGIALIFTQEFNQFNELWDAIFRSQNEKEEKLEADKKAAEEKLKAKEEATDKSIEQKKN